From Impatiens glandulifera chromosome 7, dImpGla2.1, whole genome shotgun sequence:
ttcatcttcttcttcttttccagaAAATCAAACTCCAAAAACCTTAATCTGCCGCCTGGTCCTCCATGTTTACCCTTTTTCGGtaatcttcttcaggttacccGATCTGGGAAACCTTTCTTTGAGTACGTGAGAGAGCTGTTACCCAAGTATGGACCCATTTTCACTCTCAAAATGGGGACACGAACTATGATCATCATCAGCAGTGCGGATCTTGCTCACCAGGCTCTAATCGAGAATGGTCAGAAATTTGCGAGTCGGCCTAAAGAGAACCCGACCCGAATCATATTCAGCTGTAACAAGTTCACTGTCAATTCGGCTCTGTACGGATCCGTTTGGCGGTCGTTGAGGAAGAATTTGGTGCAGGGAATGCTTAGCACTAGCAGGCTGAGGGAGTTCCAGAACGTGAGGAACTCAGCTATGGATAAATTCATCTCGCGGTTGCGATCTGAATCAGATTCTAATCAGGGGTTGGTTTGGGTTCTTAAAAACGCTCGATTCGCCGTGTTCTGCATACTTCTATCAATGTGTTTCGGTCTGGATTTGGAAGAAGAAACTATAGAGGCTGTGGATCAGTTGATGAAGACAGTTTTGATCACTCTGGACCCGAGAATAGACGATTTCATGCCAATCCTTAGTCCACTTTTCTCCAAGCAGAAAAAGAAAGCCATGGAGGTACGTGAGGTGCAAATTCAGACTCTACTTCCACTAATCGAGAAACGCCGAGCATTGATTAAGAATGACAATATCAATACCAATGACGTCGCCCGCTTCTCCTACCTGGACAGCCTCTTCGATTTCAAGATCGAAGGGAAAAAAGAACTCACAACGCCTGAAATGGTAACCCTCTGTTCAGAATTCCTAAACGGCGGGACGGACACCACCGCCACCGCAATGGAATGGGCCGTAGCCAGACTAATCGAAAACCCAAGCATTCAGTCCAAACTCTACGAGGAAATCAAATCCACAGTCGGGGATAGAAAGTTAGAGGAAAGTGACGTAGAAAAGATGAGTTACCTAAACGCATTCGTAAAAGAACTTCTACGGAAGCACCCGCCAACTTACTTCTCGCTGACTCATGCAGTGACCGAGCCGGCGAAGTTAGCCGGATACGACATACCCATTAACGCCAACGTGGAATTCTACTTGCCGGGGATATCGGAGGATCCTAAGCTATGGTCGAAACCGGAAAAGTTCGATCCGGAAAGGTTCTTGAGCGGCGGCGAGGATGCTGACATTACTGGAGTCACCGGAGTGAAGATGATGCCGTTTGGAGTAGGGAGGAGGATTTGCCCGGGACTGGGAATGGCGATGGTGCATGTGAATCTAATGCTGGGGCGCCTGGTGCAAGAATTTGAGTGGTTGGAGGATTCGAAAGTGGATTTTGGTGAGAAATTGGAATTTACTGTTGTTATGAAGAATACGCTTAGGGCAAGGATCAGTCCTAGGGCATGAACAGCTTCATGCGTACTTCACTACGTACTACTGCTACTGATGGTTTGGAATTAGAATGCTGCTGCCGTAcgatatattattattcatagtattatttaataatgtctTTTAAAATGTAccgtctttttttttttttttctctcttgagTAGTTGGAGGATTCTGGATTTTGGTGAGAAATTGGGATTTACTGTTGTTACGAAGAATACTCAAGGAAGCCTAGGCATGAACAGCCTCAAGCCTACGAGATATGATtcctattattatatattaatgtctTTTTAAAATGCACCTTTCATATTTGTGCTAGTAACCATCTATATATCTATCTTTCCTTAGTtactctttatattttttttttgtttggacatgatttatttgaataacctatacattaaacattattttacttttctcaaatttattttaaattattattttatattttacttatataagctttaactattttattactTGGTTTCAGATTTGATTATGGattagttagtttttttttctcttaatttaattataatattttttttaatcaattttctcataaattatattaacaaagatatttaaaaaaaaatattttttttatttaatctttataatttaagaacctttaaattatttaacaaaaaaaaaattcaattttataaaattattatcaaccATAAATTTTAAgcaaattaaaattgtttaaataacgCCTACACAAATTTATACCCCAAATATAtgaatttgtttcaaatttatagattatatttgaacgattaaaattaaaattgacatttGAATTCCAATTTT
This genomic window contains:
- the LOC124910453 gene encoding cytochrome P450 77A2-like, giving the protein MDIIFSLLAFILSSFIFFFFSRKSNSKNLNLPPGPPCLPFFGNLLQVTRSGKPFFEYVRELLPKYGPIFTLKMGTRTMIIISSADLAHQALIENGQKFASRPKENPTRIIFSCNKFTVNSALYGSVWRSLRKNLVQGMLSTSRLREFQNVRNSAMDKFISRLRSESDSNQGLVWVLKNARFAVFCILLSMCFGLDLEEETIEAVDQLMKTVLITLDPRIDDFMPILSPLFSKQKKKAMEVREVQIQTLLPLIEKRRALIKNDNINTNDVARFSYLDSLFDFKIEGKKELTTPEMVTLCSEFLNGGTDTTATAMEWAVARLIENPSIQSKLYEEIKSTVGDRKLEESDVEKMSYLNAFVKELLRKHPPTYFSLTHAVTEPAKLAGYDIPINANVEFYLPGISEDPKLWSKPEKFDPERFLSGGEDADITGVTGVKMMPFGVGRRICPGLGMAMVHVNLMLGRLVQEFEWLEDSKVDFGEKLEFTVVMKNTLRARISPRA